The Clostridia bacterium genome segment ATCGATGTGCCCTTCGACGGATTTTTAGGCCCGCCTTCAGGCGCAGACGGCCGACTAGGATACTGCGCCACCTGCGAAACTCGCGGCCGCAAGGGCCGCACATTTAAATTGTCAATCATCGAATTCTACTCTGCATCAACGGTCGCGATCAACGACAAATCGCGCCAGCGCAGCCAACGCCGCCGCTCGTTCGCCAAACGGGCGCAAGCAGGCCAGCGCGTCTTCCACAGCCTCTCTCGCGCGCTGCCGGGCGCCGTCGACGCCGTACAGATCGACGAACGTCGTCTTCCCGGCGTCGCGATCGGCCCCGACGGCCTTGCCGAGCACCGACGCGTCACCGACGACGTCCAGCACATCGTCGATGGCCTGAAACGCGAGGCCGAACGGGCGGGCGAAGGCCGCTAGCGCCTCAAGGTGGTCCTCCGTGGCGCCGCCGGCAAGCCCGCCGAGGACGACGGCCGCGCGGAACAGCGCCCCCGTTTTCATCGCGTGCAGCGTGCGCACCTCGGTTTCTGACGCGATGGTATCGGGACCCGTCTGGTCGAGGTCCAACTGCTGGCCGCCGACCATGCCGGCGTGACCGGCGCCGGCGGCCAGCTCGCGCACGGCGCGCAAGCCCACGGCCGCGTCCGGCCAGGGCGCGCTGGCTAGCCACTCGAAGGCGAGCGCGAGGAGCGCGTCGCCGGCCAGGATGGCGGTCGCCTCGCCGAAGGCGCGGTGCACGGCCGGGAGGCCGTGGCGCGTGTCGGCGTTGTCCATGGCCGGAAGATCGTCGTGGACCAGCGAGTAGGCGTGGACCAGCTCCACGGTAGCGGCCGCCTCCAGGGCGAGCGGCCGCGTGTCCGCATCGCCGCCGACGGCCGCGTGTGCCGCCAGCACCAGCGCCGGGCGCAGCCGCTTGCCGCCCCCGAGCACCGCGTGGCGCATCGCCGCGTGCAGCCGCGCCGGCGGCTGCTCGGGCGGAGGCAGCCTGCGGTCGAGGAGCGCCTCCACTTCACGCCCGGCCACGAGGGCAGCGGGGATCACGCCGAGGCGTCCTCCTCCGTGGCGAACGGTTGCGTCTGCGGTTCGCCGCCCGCGCTCGCGACGAGCAGTTCCACCTTGCGCTCCGCCTCGTCGAGCTTCTGCGTGCAGTAGCG includes the following:
- a CDS encoding polyprenyl synthetase family protein, whose protein sequence is MRHAVLGGGKRLRPALVLAAHAAVGGDADTRPLALEAAATVELVHAYSLVHDDLPAMDNADTRHGLPAVHRAFGEATAILAGDALLALAFEWLASAPWPDAAVGLRAVRELAAGAGHAGMVGGQQLDLDQTGPDTIASETEVRTLHAMKTGALFRAAVVLGGLAGGATEDHLEALAAFARPFGLAFQAIDDVLDVVGDASVLGKAVGADRDAGKTTFVDLYGVDGARQRAREAVEDALACLRPFGERAAALAALARFVVDRDR